One Glycine max cultivar Williams 82 chromosome 4, Glycine_max_v4.0, whole genome shotgun sequence DNA segment encodes these proteins:
- the LOC100785967 gene encoding mini zinc finger protein 3 gives MKKRQVVVKSVANTSSSVMRNIRYGECQKNHAANIGGYAVDGCREFMASTGEGAGGALTCAACGCHRNFHRREVNTEVVCEYSPPNSGR, from the coding sequence ATGAAGAAGAGACAGGTGGTGGTGAAAAGTGTGGCCAACACTTCATCTTCAGTGATGAGAAACATAAGATATGGTGAGTGCCAGAAGAATCATGCAGCAAATATTGGAGGGTATGCTGTTGATGGTTGCAGGGAATTCATGGCTAGTACAGGGGAAGGTGCTGGTGGGGCACTTACATGTGCTGCTTGTGGCTGCCACAGGAACTTTCACAGAAGGGAAGTGAATACTGAAGTAGTTTGTGAGTACTCTCCTCCTAATTCTGGtcgctaa